From the Manihot esculenta cultivar AM560-2 chromosome 3, M.esculenta_v8, whole genome shotgun sequence genome, one window contains:
- the LOC110607974 gene encoding eukaryotic translation initiation factor 3 subunit E, giving the protein MATYDLTPRIAPNLDRHLVFPLLEFLQERQLYPEEQIFKSKIELLSKTNMVDYAMDIHKSLYHTEDVPQDMIERRAEVVARLKALEEGAAPLVAFLQNVNAVQELRADKQYNLQMLNDRFQIGPKQIEALYQYAKFQFECGNYSGAADYLYQYRALCTNSERSLSALWGKLAAEILMQNWDIALEELNRLKEIIDSKSFSSPLNQMQSRIWLMHWSLFIFFNHDNGRTQIIDLFNQDKYLNAIQTNAPHLLRYLSTAFIVNKRRRPQFKDFIKVLQQEQQSYKDPITEFLACVYVNYDFDGAQKKMRECEEVILNDPFLGKRVEDSNFSTVPMRDEFLENARLFIFETYCRIHQRINMGVLAEKLNLNYEEAERWIVNLIRNSKLDAKIDSQSGTVIMEPNQPNVYEQLIDHTKAISGRTYKLVGQLLEHAQAQAVR; this is encoded by the exons ATGGCTACTTACGATCTAACTCCGAGAATTGCACCGAATCTGGACAGGCACCTGGTGTTCCCTCTCTTGGAGTTTCTCCAAGAACGACAGCTATACCCAGAGGAACAGATCTTCAAGTCCAAAATCGAGCTCTTGAGCAAAACTAACATGGTCGATTACGCCATGGATATCCACAAGAGCCTCTACCACACTGAAGACGTCCCTCAAG ATATGATTGAGAGGAGAGCTGAAGTCGTAGCGAGATTGAAGGCCCTAGAGGAGGGGGCAGCCCCTCTTGTGGCGTTTTTGCAGAATGTGAACGCCGTGCAGGAGTTGCGAGCGGACAAACAGTACAATCTTCAGATGCTTAATGACCGCTTCCAG ATTGGTCCAAAGCAGATTGAGGCACTATATCAGTATGCCAAATTTCAGTTTGAATGTGGAAACTACTCTGGTGCAGCTGACTACCTGTATCAATACAGGGCCTTGTGCACTAACAGTGAAAGGAGTCTGAGTGCACTGTGGGGGAAGTTGGCAGCTGAGATATTGATGCAAAACTGGGATATTGCTCTTGAAGAACTTAATAGGTTGAAAGAAATAATTGATTCAAAG AGTTTCTCGTCACCATTGAATCAGATGCAAAGTCGAATATGGTTGATGCATTGGagtcttttcatctttttcaaTCATGACAATGGAAGAACACAGATTATTGATTTGTTTAATCAGGACAA GTATCTCAATGCCATTCAAACCAATGCTCCTCATCTTTTGAGGTACCTATCAACTGCATTTATTGTCAACAAAAGGAGACGACCCCAATTCAAAGACTTCATAAAAGTGCTACAGCAAGAGCAGCAATCATATAAAGATCCCATCACAGAGTTTTTAGCATGTGTGTACGTTAATTATGATTTTGATGGGGCACAAAAGAAGATGAGAGAGTGTGAAGAG GTGATTTTAAATGATCCATTCCTTGGAAAACGAGTTGAAGACAGCAACTTTTCTACCGTGCCGATGAGAGATGAGTTCCTTGAAAATGCTCGCCTATTTATCTTTGAGACTTATTGCCGTATACATCAACGTATTAACATGGG AGTCCTTGCTGAGAAATTGAACCTGAATTATGAGGAGGCCGAAAGATGGATTGTAAATCTTATTAGAAACTCAAAGCTTGATGCTAAGATTGATTCACAATCAGGAACTGTTATCATGGAGCCTAATCAGCCCAATGT GTATGAACAGTTGATAGATCACACCAAGGCAATATCGGGGCGTACTTACAAGTTAGTCGGTCAACTTTTAGAACATGCACAGGCACAAGCTGTACGATGA